The proteins below are encoded in one region of Streptomyces marianii:
- a CDS encoding transposase translates to MRLRDHLAEVFDDALFTDAFPDRGTPAQSPALLALVTVLQFTENLTDRQAADASRDRLSWKYALGAELSDAGFDFSALSRFRARLAGMAWNGSSSTGS, encoded by the coding sequence ATGCGCCTGCGTGACCACCTTGCCGAAGTCTTCGACGACGCGTTGTTCACCGATGCCTTTCCCGACCGCGGTACTCCCGCCCAGTCCCCGGCGCTGCTTGCCCTGGTGACGGTGCTGCAGTTCACCGAGAACCTCACCGACCGGCAGGCCGCGGACGCGTCACGGGACCGCCTGTCGTGGAAGTACGCGCTGGGCGCGGAGCTGTCCGATGCCGGCTTCGACTTCTCCGCGTTGTCGAGGTTCCGTGCCCGGCTGGCCGGCATGGCCTGGAACGGATCCTCTTCGACAGGCTCGTAG
- a CDS encoding group II intron maturase-specific domain-containing protein → MLSPLLANIALGVIDEHFDAKRRSLSKEWHRRRHRREGGATYRLVRYADDLAVMVLGTREHAEALRDEVADVAATIGLRLAEGKTRTVHIDGGFDFLGWHIQRHVQWGSNRRMVYTYPSDKAVKSVRSRVKELTGRQTMNIDPGTVFTLLGQTLRGWTAYFRHGASKITFSELEHHLWHRVWKWLRRRHRRRHWRWITRTYGSPHNRWGFTADGVELFNPAKVPIRRYRYRGNTIPTPWSGRPAHTTA, encoded by the coding sequence GTGCTGTCCCCGCTGCTCGCGAACATCGCCCTGGGCGTGATCGACGAGCACTTCGACGCGAAGCGACGAAGCCTTTCCAAGGAATGGCACCGGCGCCGCCACCGCCGCGAAGGAGGAGCGACTTACCGGCTTGTCCGGTACGCCGACGACCTCGCAGTGATGGTGTTAGGCACCCGGGAGCACGCTGAAGCGCTCCGCGACGAGGTCGCAGACGTCGCCGCCACCATCGGGCTGCGTCTGGCCGAGGGCAAGACCCGAACCGTCCATATTGACGGCGGTTTCGACTTCCTGGGCTGGCACATCCAGCGCCACGTCCAATGGGGCTCGAACCGCCGCATGGTCTACACCTATCCCAGCGACAAGGCCGTCAAGTCGGTCCGGTCCCGGGTCAAGGAACTGACCGGACGACAGACGATGAACATCGACCCCGGCACGGTCTTCACCCTCCTCGGGCAGACCCTCCGGGGCTGGACCGCCTACTTCCGCCACGGCGCATCCAAGATCACTTTCAGTGAGCTGGAACACCACCTGTGGCACCGCGTATGGAAGTGGCTACGCCGACGCCACCGGCGCCGGCACTGGAGATGGATCACCCGCACCTACGGCAGCCCCCACAACCGGTGGGGATTCACCGCCGATGGTGTGGAACTGTTCAACCCCGCGAAGGTACCCATCCGGCGATACCGCTACCGGGGCAACACCATCCCCACCCCGTGGTCCGGACGACCAGCCCACACCACCGCTTGA
- a CDS encoding TetR/AcrR family transcriptional regulator gives MVPAAGQPEGASSRSKRADAVRNQQTLLDAAAEVFVTSGVDAPIREIAARAGVGLGTLYRHFPTRADLVAAVYRHQIEACAEAGPTLLAGAASPFDALRQWVDLFVDFLVTKHGLADALQSDSDRFAALHTHFLDRLMPVCAQLLDAAVDAGDIRPGIQPYELMRGIGNLCIGRDTDARYDPRRLIELLLRGLR, from the coding sequence CTGGTGCCCGCTGCAGGCCAGCCCGAAGGCGCGTCATCCCGCAGCAAGCGGGCGGACGCGGTGCGCAACCAGCAGACGCTGCTCGACGCAGCCGCGGAGGTCTTCGTGACCTCGGGGGTCGATGCGCCGATCCGCGAGATCGCGGCCCGGGCGGGCGTCGGGCTCGGGACGCTCTACCGCCACTTCCCGACCCGCGCGGACCTCGTCGCCGCGGTCTACCGCCACCAGATCGAGGCGTGCGCCGAGGCCGGCCCGACCCTGCTGGCCGGCGCCGCCTCCCCGTTCGACGCACTGCGCCAGTGGGTCGACCTCTTCGTCGACTTCCTGGTCACCAAGCACGGGCTCGCGGACGCCCTGCAGTCCGACAGCGACCGCTTCGCCGCCCTGCACACCCACTTCCTCGACCGGCTGATGCCCGTCTGCGCCCAACTACTCGACGCCGCGGTCGACGCCGGCGACATCAGGCCCGGCATCCAGCCCTACGAACTCATGCGCGGCATCGGCAACCTCTGCATCGGACGGGACACCGACGCCCGCTACGACCCCCGCCGGCTGATCGAACTGCTCCTCCGGGGACTGCGGTGA
- the lnt gene encoding apolipoprotein N-acyltransferase produces the protein MSATITPTGTRQPVPASSDRAGRLLRRLARPAAAVLSGVVLFLSFPPRPLWWLALPAFALLGWCLRGRRARAAFGLGHLAGLGFLLPLLVWTGEEVGAVPWLALAAVEALFVALTGVGVAVVSRLPLWPVWAAAVWILGEGLRARVPFGGFPWGKIAFGQADGVFLPLAAVGGTPVLGFAVALCGFGLYETARRLRQQRRTGEFPRGPLAAAALTVLVPVTAAVAALPLVDDSAEDGTATVAAIQGNVPRLGLDFNAQRRAVLDNHANRTEQLAEDVAAGRVPEPDFVLWPENSSDLDPYRNGDARLVIDRAVKAIGAPTVIGAVLTPDTGPLRNTLITWDPEKGPVATYDKRHVQPFGEYIPMRPFVRLFSSDVDRVRRDFGPGDKVGVFDLAGTKVGLATCYEAAFDWAVRDTVTHGAQLISVPSNNATFGRSEMTYQQLAMSRVRAVEHSRAVVVPVTSGVSAVIRPDGTIVQQTRMFTPDALVAEVPLRSSLTPATRVGTLPEGVLAVLALGAMGWVGRTRAKERRAAAR, from the coding sequence GTGAGCGCCACCATCACCCCCACCGGTACCCGGCAGCCCGTACCCGCCTCCTCCGACCGGGCCGGCCGGTTGCTGCGGCGGCTCGCCAGGCCCGCCGCGGCCGTGCTGTCCGGGGTCGTGCTGTTCCTGAGCTTCCCGCCGCGCCCGCTCTGGTGGCTGGCGCTCCCCGCTTTCGCGCTGCTCGGCTGGTGCCTCCGCGGGCGGCGGGCGCGGGCCGCGTTCGGGCTCGGCCACCTCGCCGGGCTGGGCTTCCTGCTGCCGCTGCTCGTCTGGACGGGAGAAGAGGTCGGCGCCGTCCCGTGGCTGGCCCTGGCCGCGGTCGAGGCGCTGTTCGTCGCCCTGACCGGCGTCGGCGTCGCCGTCGTGTCCCGGCTGCCGCTGTGGCCGGTGTGGGCAGCCGCCGTGTGGATCCTCGGTGAGGGGCTGCGCGCGCGGGTCCCCTTCGGCGGATTCCCCTGGGGCAAGATCGCCTTCGGTCAGGCGGACGGTGTCTTCCTGCCGCTCGCCGCGGTGGGCGGTACCCCCGTGCTGGGCTTCGCGGTCGCGCTGTGCGGCTTCGGGCTGTACGAGACGGCCCGCCGCCTCCGCCAGCAGCGGAGGACGGGCGAGTTCCCGCGCGGGCCGCTCGCCGCCGCCGCGCTCACCGTCCTCGTCCCCGTCACCGCCGCCGTCGCGGCGCTGCCCCTCGTCGACGACTCGGCCGAGGACGGCACGGCGACCGTCGCGGCCATCCAGGGCAACGTGCCGCGGCTCGGCCTCGACTTCAACGCACAGCGCCGGGCCGTCCTCGACAACCACGCGAACCGCACCGAGCAGCTCGCCGAGGACGTCGCCGCGGGCAGGGTGCCCGAGCCGGACTTCGTGCTGTGGCCGGAGAACTCCTCGGACCTCGACCCGTACCGCAACGGCGACGCACGGCTGGTGATCGACCGGGCCGTCAAGGCCATCGGGGCGCCGACCGTGATCGGGGCCGTTCTGACCCCCGACACCGGGCCGCTGCGCAACACCCTGATCACCTGGGACCCCGAGAAGGGGCCGGTGGCCACCTACGACAAACGGCACGTGCAGCCGTTCGGCGAGTACATTCCCATGCGGCCCTTCGTCCGCCTCTTCAGCTCCGACGTGGACCGGGTCCGCCGCGACTTCGGCCCCGGCGACAAGGTGGGCGTCTTCGATCTGGCGGGCACCAAGGTGGGCCTCGCCACCTGCTACGAGGCCGCCTTCGACTGGGCGGTGCGGGACACCGTCACGCACGGTGCCCAGCTGATCTCCGTTCCCAGCAACAACGCCACCTTCGGCCGCAGCGAGATGACCTACCAGCAACTGGCGATGTCCCGGGTGCGGGCGGTCGAGCACAGCAGGGCCGTCGTGGTGCCCGTCACCAGCGGTGTCAGCGCCGTCATCCGGCCGGACGGGACGATCGTCCAGCAGACCCGGATGTTCACCCCGGACGCCCTGGTCGCCGAGGTGCCGCTGCGTTCCTCCCTGACTCCCGCGACCCGCGTGGGCACTCTCCCCGAGGGCGTCCTCGCAGTACTCGCGCTGGGCGCCATGGGCTGGGTGGGTCGCACCCGCGCGAAGGAGCGTCGGGCCGCGGCCCGTTAG
- a CDS encoding NUDIX hydrolase, with protein sequence MGIPDFIREIRTTAGHQLLFLPGVSAVVFDDGGRVLLGRRADTGKWSIIGGIPEPGEQPATAAVREVYEETAVRCVPERIVLVQTFARPVTYPNGDRCQFMDVCLRCRAVGGEARVNDEESLEVGWFPVDALPELEEFALFRIKQALTDGPTWFDSTLAD encoded by the coding sequence ATGGGCATCCCCGATTTCATCCGTGAGATCCGGACCACCGCCGGTCACCAGCTGCTCTTCCTGCCGGGGGTCAGCGCCGTGGTCTTCGACGACGGGGGACGGGTGCTTCTGGGAAGACGCGCCGACACGGGCAAGTGGTCGATCATCGGCGGCATCCCGGAACCGGGGGAGCAGCCGGCCACGGCAGCGGTGCGCGAGGTGTACGAGGAGACCGCCGTACGCTGCGTCCCCGAGCGCATCGTGCTCGTCCAGACGTTCGCACGGCCGGTGACCTACCCCAACGGCGACCGGTGCCAGTTCATGGACGTGTGCCTGCGCTGCCGGGCGGTCGGCGGTGAGGCACGCGTCAACGACGAGGAGTCGCTGGAGGTGGGGTGGTTCCCCGTCGACGCGCTGCCCGAGCTCGAGGAGTTCGCCCTCTTCCGGATCAAGCAGGCGCTCACCGACGGCCCGACGTGGTTCGACTCTACGCTGGCCGATTGA
- a CDS encoding alpha/beta hydrolase family protein, with the protein MSNPARAVDAPGSPTPVLSVSPVVLPAPDRAVDLQVRVTAPLTGSELPVILLSHGLGFSNNLSSLNGYAPLANIWAAHGFAVIQPTHLDSRTLNPDPDTSEAAAHWRTRAEDMKRVLDRLDEIEAAVPQLPGRLDRSRVAVAGHSMGGHTASLLLGARLTDPHDGTEVDLVEPRITAGVLLAPPGRGGDALTEFTVENYPFFLTTDFSTMTAPVLVVAGDRDDSAFLTVAGPAWHADPYRLSPGPKSLLTLHDAEHGLGGVSGYDVAETTDENPERVAAVARLACAYLRSELYPGDAAWQAARDALASGPDPLGRIESK; encoded by the coding sequence ATGAGTAACCCCGCTCGCGCAGTCGACGCCCCCGGCTCGCCCACCCCCGTCCTCTCGGTCAGCCCGGTGGTGCTCCCGGCCCCCGATCGCGCCGTGGACCTGCAGGTGCGCGTCACCGCCCCGCTGACCGGGAGCGAGCTTCCGGTGATCCTCCTCTCACACGGTCTCGGCTTCTCCAACAACCTCTCCTCGCTGAACGGTTACGCCCCTCTCGCCAACATCTGGGCGGCACACGGCTTCGCGGTGATCCAGCCGACCCACCTGGACTCCAGGACGCTGAACCCGGATCCCGACACGTCCGAGGCCGCTGCGCACTGGCGCACCCGGGCCGAGGACATGAAACGCGTCCTCGACCGCCTCGACGAGATCGAGGCCGCCGTCCCGCAGCTCCCGGGGCGCCTGGATCGCAGCCGGGTCGCCGTGGCCGGGCACTCGATGGGCGGGCACACCGCGAGCCTTCTGCTGGGCGCCCGCCTCACCGATCCGCACGACGGAACCGAGGTCGACCTGGTGGAGCCCCGGATCACGGCGGGCGTGCTGCTCGCCCCGCCCGGCCGGGGCGGTGACGCCCTCACCGAGTTCACCGTCGAGAACTACCCGTTCTTCCTGACCACGGACTTCTCCACGATGACCGCGCCCGTGCTCGTCGTTGCCGGCGACAGGGACGACTCCGCCTTCCTGACGGTCGCCGGACCGGCCTGGCACGCCGATCCGTACAGGCTCTCCCCCGGCCCCAAGTCACTGCTCACCCTGCACGACGCGGAGCACGGGCTCGGTGGGGTCTCGGGATACGACGTCGCCGAAACCACGGACGAGAATCCCGAGCGGGTCGCCGCAGTCGCACGGCTCGCCTGCGCCTACCTTCGCAGCGAGCTCTACCCCGGGGACGCCGCCTGGCAGGCTGCCCGTGACGCCCTGGCCTCCGGCCCCGACCCGCTCGGACGGATCGAATCCAAGTAG
- a CDS encoding alpha/beta fold hydrolase, which yields MSNISLRYGYADTPLGQLHYAEAGTGEPMILVHQTPRSLDEFREVQPLLAVERRVIAMDMYGFGMSAKFPAPQRIEDYAAGVIALADALGLRRFAILGHHTGYFVASEVASAVPERITAAIMSAGEWVDEEFREAAANMDPSDPAYGVDDAPAQEDGSHLMALWAKRYPLYPKGHPEILHRFIRDALTEGVDPTEGHRACATYEMEKRVGLVTAPVLIIAATADPVSYPHTDRLREVYTNAKSVAVVEIEDGMIPLMEQKAPEVAAAVGSFLARINL from the coding sequence ATGTCGAACATTTCCCTGCGCTATGGGTACGCGGACACCCCATTGGGGCAGCTTCACTATGCCGAGGCAGGAACCGGTGAACCGATGATCCTCGTCCACCAAACCCCGCGCTCACTTGACGAGTTCCGCGAGGTGCAGCCCCTACTCGCGGTAGAACGTCGCGTGATCGCCATGGACATGTACGGCTTCGGCATGTCGGCAAAGTTTCCGGCCCCTCAGAGGATCGAAGACTACGCGGCCGGCGTCATCGCCCTTGCCGATGCACTGGGCCTTCGCCGATTCGCGATACTCGGACACCACACCGGCTACTTCGTGGCCTCAGAAGTTGCTTCCGCAGTACCGGAGCGGATCACTGCGGCCATCATGTCTGCGGGCGAATGGGTAGACGAAGAATTCCGTGAAGCCGCGGCGAACATGGATCCCAGCGACCCGGCGTACGGCGTGGATGACGCGCCGGCACAGGAGGATGGTTCCCACCTCATGGCACTCTGGGCGAAGCGCTACCCGCTCTACCCCAAGGGCCATCCAGAAATTCTGCATCGCTTCATCCGTGACGCCCTCACCGAGGGCGTCGATCCGACCGAGGGCCACCGTGCGTGCGCTACCTACGAGATGGAGAAAAGGGTCGGACTGGTCACTGCTCCCGTCCTGATCATCGCTGCCACCGCAGACCCGGTGTCTTACCCGCACACAGACAGACTTCGCGAGGTCTACACCAACGCGAAGTCCGTGGCTGTCGTCGAGATCGAGGACGGAATGATCCCTCTCATGGAGCAGAAGGCCCCCGAGGTTGCCGCAGCAGTCGGCTCCTTCCTCGCCAGGATCAACCTCTAA